GGCCTGCTGGTCGGTGCCGACCCAGGCGACGTGCCCGTCCGGCCGCAGCAGCGCCGCCGGCAGGTCCAGCTCACCGACGTCGGCGACCCGGTCCACCCGGTCGGCCCAGCCGTCCACCGAGAGCCGTCCCGTCCCGTCGAGCAGCAGTCCGTTCCCCGTGCGCAGCAGCTCGAACAGGCGTCCGTGCTTCAGCGGGACGTCGCGCAGCCGCCGGCCGAGCAGGGCATGACCCGCGCCCAGGTCGTACCGGACGCTGATCGCGGTGATCTTCTCGACCAGGAACCGGTTGACCTCGTCGATCTCCATCAACTGCGTCACCAGCCGCCGGACCGCCTGCGGGCCGGGCTCGTCGGTCGTCAACTGCATCTGCGCCCGGGTGTTGTCCAGCACGTCGGCGGCCACCGGGCGTCGTTCGGCCTGGTAGCTGTCCAGCAGGTCGTCCGGCGCCCGGCCGGCGACGGCCGCCGCCAGCTTCCAACCCAGGTTGAACGCGTCCTGGATGCCGAGGTTGAGCCCTTGCCCACCCATCGGCGGGTGGACGTGCGCGGCGTCCCCGGCCAGGAACACCCGGCCGACCCGGTAGCGTTCGGCCAGCCGGGTCGCGTCGCCGAAGCGTGACAGCCAGCGGGGGGAGTGCGCCCCGAAGTCGGTGCCGGCGTACCTGCGGAGCTGCCGCTGGAACTCCTCGAACGTCGGCGGCGTCGAACGGTCCTCGGCCACGCCGGCCGCCGGCACGACCACCCGGAACACCCCCGGCGTGCCGGACGGCCCGACCCCGAACCGTTTCTCGGTCCGGCGCACCTCGGTCACGAGCGCGGTGACATCGTCCGGTGACGCGGTCACCTCCATCTCGCCAAGCAGCGTGTCGATCGTCGACGGCTCGCCGGGGAAGCCGACCCCGAGCAGCTTCCGGACCGTGCTGCGCCCACCGTCGCAGCCGACCACGAACCGCGCCCGCAACGGCGGCGCGGCGTGATCGTCGAGGTGGACGGTGACGCCGTCGTCGTCCTGTGCCAGCCCGACCACGGTACGGCCGCGCCGGATCTCCGCGCCGACGTCGGCGGCGTGCTCGGCGAGCAGCCGGTCGGTGAGCGTCTGCGGAATGCCGAGCACGTACGCGTGCGCGGTGTCCAACCCGGCCGGGGCGGGCTTCTCGATGCCGGCGAAGAATCCCCGTACGCCACCGGGATCGATCGGATACCGCCTGCCGTTTTCGAGAAAACGTTCCAGCAGTCCGCGTTGGTCGAGCAGCTCGATACTGCGTACGTGCAACCCGAGCGACCGCACGTACGGCGGCGGCTCGGCGTCCTTCTCCAGCACGAGCACGCCGACGCCCCGCAGCCGCAGCTCGGCGGCCAACATCATGCCGGTCGGCCCGCCGCCGACGACGATCACGTCGAACATTCTTGCCCCCATGGTGTGCCGATTCCCGTGTTCGGCCGCCGATTCTGCGCCATGACCGGGGTCTTGCCACAAGGCCCGGGGTGCGGTATACGTTGACAATGGCAGGGAGATCTCCCTGCCATTGTCGTTTTCCGGGCCCTTTCGGTAGGCGTCCGAGTCGGCGGTCGGCTCAGCCCAACCAGAGCGCGACGACGAGCAGCGGCACCGTGACGAAGAGGAAGACGC
The sequence above is a segment of the Micromonospora sp. WMMD882 genome. Coding sequences within it:
- the rox gene encoding rifampin monooxygenase, whose protein sequence is MFDVIVVGGGPTGMMLAAELRLRGVGVLVLEKDAEPPPYVRSLGLHVRSIELLDQRGLLERFLENGRRYPIDPGGVRGFFAGIEKPAPAGLDTAHAYVLGIPQTLTDRLLAEHAADVGAEIRRGRTVVGLAQDDDGVTVHLDDHAAPPLRARFVVGCDGGRSTVRKLLGVGFPGEPSTIDTLLGEMEVTASPDDVTALVTEVRRTEKRFGVGPSGTPGVFRVVVPAAGVAEDRSTPPTFEEFQRQLRRYAGTDFGAHSPRWLSRFGDATRLAERYRVGRVFLAGDAAHVHPPMGGQGLNLGIQDAFNLGWKLAAAVAGRAPDDLLDSYQAERRPVAADVLDNTRAQMQLTTDEPGPQAVRRLVTQLMEIDEVNRFLVEKITAISVRYDLGAGHALLGRRLRDVPLKHGRLFELLRTGNGLLLDGTGRLSVDGWADRVDRVADVGELDLPAALLRPDGHVAWVGTDQQALDVALVKWFGKPVEMG